The following proteins are encoded in a genomic region of Cygnus olor isolate bCygOlo1 chromosome 11, bCygOlo1.pri.v2, whole genome shotgun sequence:
- the RGMA gene encoding repulsive guidance molecule A, whose product MRPLRERIVVKARAGWMGMGRGAGSTALGLFQILPVFLCIFPSVTSPCKILKCNSEFWAATSGSHHLGAEEAPEFCTALRAYAHCTRRTARTCRGDLAYHSAVHGIDDLMVQHNCSKDGPTSQPRLRTLPPGDSQERSDSPEICHYEKSFHKHSAAPNYTHCGLFGDPHLRTFTDTFQTCKVQGAWPLIDNNYLNVQVTNTPVLPGSSATATSKLTIIFKSFQECVDQKVYQAEMDELPAAFADGSKNGGDKHGANSLKITEKVSGQHIEIQAKYIGTTIVVRQVGRYLTFAVRMPEEVVNAVEDRDSQGLYLCLRGCPLNQQIDFQTFRSAQAAEGRTRRKGPSLQAPPEAFTYESATAKCREKLPVEDLYFQSCVFDLLTTGDVNFMLAAYYAFEDVKMLHSNKDKLHLYERTRDLAPGNAAPSGLPRAPPALWVALLCLSQCWLGLL is encoded by the exons TGACGTCTCCATGCAAGATCCTCAAGTGCAACTCTGAGTTCTGGGCGGCCACGTCGGGCTCCCACCACCTGGGCGCGGAGGAGGCCCCCGAGTTCTGCACGGCGCTGCGCGCCTACGCGCACTGCACCCGCCGCACCGCCCGCACCTGCAGGGGCGACCTGGCCTACCACTCGGCCGTGCATGGCATAGACGATCTCATGGTGCAGCACAACTGCTCCAAGGATGGCCCCACGTCCCAACCCCGCCTCCGGACATTGCCCCCCGGGGACAGCCAGGAGCGCTCCGACAGCCCCGAAATCTGCCACTATGAGAAGAGCTTTCACAAGCACTCGGCCGCCCCCAACTATACTCACTGCGGGCTCTTCGGGGACCCCCACCTCAGGACTTTCACGGACACCTTCCAGACCTGCAAGGTGCAAGGGGCCTGGCCGCTCATAGACAATAACTACCTGAACGTCCAGGTCACCAATACGCCGGTGCTGCCTGGCTCCTCGGCCACCGCCACCAGCAAG CTCACCATCATTTTCAAGAGCTTCCAGGAGTGCGTGGACCAGAAAGTGTACCAGGCGGAGATGGACGAGCTCCCCGCTGCCTTTGCTGATGGCTCCAAGAACGGTGGGGACAAGCACGGAGCCAACAGCCTCAAGATCACCGAGAAGGTGTCGGGGCAGCACATCGAGATCCAGGCAAAGTACATCGGCACCACCATCGTGGTGAGGCAGGTGGGCCGCTACCTCACCTTCGCCGTGCGCATGCCAGAGGAGGTGGTCAACGCCGTGGAGGACCGGGACAGTCAGGGCCTCTACCTGTGCCTCCGCGGTTGTCCGCTCAACCAACAGATTGACTTCCAGACCTTCCGCTCGGCTCAGGCTGCCGAGGGCCGCACTCGCAGGAAGGGGCCCAGCCTGCAGGCCCCCCCCGAGGCTTTCACGTACGAATCGGCCACAGCCAAGTGCAGGGAAAAGCTGCCCGTAGAGGACCTCTACTTCCAGTCCTGCGTCTTCGACCTCCTGACCACGGGGGACGTCAACTTCATGCTGGCTGCTTATTACGCCTTTGAGGACGTGAAGATGCTTCACTCCAACAAAGACAAATTGCACCTCTATGAAAGGACACGGGACCTAGCCCCGGGCAACGCGGCTCCCTCGGGGCTCCCCCgggcccctcctgccctctggGTTGCACTGCTGTGTTTGAGTCAGTGTTGGCTGGGTTTGTTATAG